From the genome of Populus trichocarpa isolate Nisqually-1 chromosome 15, P.trichocarpa_v4.1, whole genome shotgun sequence, one region includes:
- the LOC7453779 gene encoding protein MODIFIER OF SNC1 1 isoform X1, translating into MTSSMLTGDRRYAPARRGGGMTSLGKIAVPKPINLPSQRLENHGLDPNVEIVPKGTYSWGTRSSSSTPNAWGSSTLSPNTDGGSGSPSHLSGRPSSGGSGTRPSTAGSDRTHDPIASAWGTNSRPSSASGALTSNQTSFTSLRPCSAETRPGSSQLSRFAEPLSDNSVAWVATGTAEKLGGTSSKNEGFSLTSGDFPTLGSEKENSGKNTESQDHDSYSRPGSSSGGVAPGKESAENSAGDASINTNAKMEPANSWRRENPMCGEDGLRPSMEKWHPDHQLYPNSNIRPQNYDSWHGPPVNNPPGGVWYRGPPGGPPFAPPIAPGGFPMEPFPYYCPQIPPTALANPQQGPPPGPGPRGPHPTNGDMYRPHMHDAFMRPGMPFRPGFYPGPVPYEGYYASHMGYCNSNDRDIQFMGMAVGPAPYNRFSGQNAPDPANSHGRPAGYGPPSGHTMVPEQLESGHPQDTRGPFKVLLKQHDGLEGKDKEQKWDDMMATNASYPGKAGHQRKSSWENGWSADEKNNKERNTRRIGEEFSSEANGNQGGVKVKPLEHVGNWKAADDSSVKKLEPAASGFPEVSTAPKDPSLIRKIEGLNAKARASDGRQEVKFSSSREEHKNRLQGGNARSNHSANEAGNSYASLERTHVCGISDTASHEDRISAADKSHEVTDAIGTASSRRSTHGMHGRPDHHGKGRFSTQEAEGWRRRSHVADLSSVLSSSHFESSNVHRQDHSPAEATEKSGSYHQGKDDGESVLPHPDPSDSQVQRAKMKELAIQRVKQREKEEEERARDQKAKALAKLAELNKRTKAAESLSEVLPGMPKATHKESVVIHDQLEPLQQDVSRADGDHPDNAPQTYDNRASKQKRVSYRQKQNGPLEKTCNDKLMTSIIEAPKNVTDVAANAPVSIEGATEMTTSPESTLPINPTATTESSVHHGRRKNRNGKNKYKVEEASSMAVVVTPTLSKEITALDISVESSKSKASESVSDPSSQTDSRDGNQSLDHRTSSPNEEVQGRVNNQWKSQYSRRMPRNPQANKSTEKFQSGDAVIWAPVRSHNKIEATDEASQKTLADAISEPMKSDQQVQNNTRNKRAEMERYIPKSVAKEMAQQGSSPHSAAPLINQITPDETAGRPESRSLGNESSQSPATGMGKVVSILESKNGDGRQNKSGKRNGSWRQRGSSESTMFFTSKNVQKSIEHQVQKPDVSSVKEQLGHYDEWSDSDGWNIPEKSEVPITVPAIKDHGATARARRPSYRGHKSSHDPDERRIHTGDAEKVHVQTLGSEMHQADSAATSKENRAVGERPASHWQPKSQAISATTNPGSRASGGQNTGSEVGRGNKKDSTSQNGMPVLPQPDKDIAAEAQSHPDGSLSARSNLEEDPSTGHQEVKKERKIASHKGHPAEPSPLNMDFQQRVSSGFRKNGNQNSRFGREHDSRGGEWSGPGKDNEHHNRERQRQNSHYEYQPVGPQYNNKANNYESSKDGSHNSVARSRERGQSHSRRGGGNSHGRQPGGARGDANYD; encoded by the exons ATGACATCAAGTATGTTGACCGGAGATCGCAG ATATGCTCCTGCAAGAAGAGGTGGTGGCATGACAAGTTTGGGGAAAATCGCTGTTCCCAAACCAATAAACCTACCCAGCCAAAG GTTAGAAAATCATGGTCTGGACCCGAATGTCGAAATTGTGCCCAA GGGTACCTATAGCTGGGGAACCAGATCATCTTCTTCCACTCCTAATGCCTGGGGTTCTTCAACGCTGTCTCCAAATACTGATGGTGGTAGTGGTTCACCAAGCCATCTGAGTGGTCGCCCCTCATCTGGTGGAAGTGGCACTCGACCATCAACTGCAGGCAGTGATAGAACCCACGATCCCATTGCTAGTGCATGGGGTACAAATTCTAGGCCATCTTCAGCATCAGGAGCTTTGACATCGAATCAAACATCATTTACATCATTGCGTCCTTGCAGTGCAGAAACAAGACCTGGTAGCTCGCAGTTATCCCGTTTCGCTGAGCCCTTATCTGATAATTCAGTTGCTTGGGTTGCAACTGGAACGGCAGAAAAGTTG GGAGGGACATCCTCTAAGAATGAGGGGTTTTCTTTGACTTCAGGAGATTTTCCAACACTTGGTTCAGAGAAAGAAAACTCTGGAAAAAACACGGAGTCCCAAG ACCATGATTCTTACAGTCGTCCTGGTTCATCATCGGGTGGAGTAGCTCCAGGGAAAGAGAGTGCTGAAAATTCTGCAG GTGATGCTTCTATAAACACAAATGCAAAGATGGAACCTGCAAATTCTTGGAGAAGAGAGAATCCCATGTGTGGTGAAGATGGGTTGAGGCCTAGCATGGAGAAGTGGCACCCTGATCACCAATTGTATCCTAATTCTAATATTCGCCCACAGAATTATGATTCTTGGCATGGCCCCCCTGTAAATAATCCTCCAGGTGGTGTTTGGTACAGAGGACCTCCAGGTGGTCCACCTTTTGCACCGCCAATAGCACCTGGTGGCTTTCCCATGGAGCCATTTCCTTATTACTGTCCGCAGATTCCACCTACTGCTCTTGCCAACCCACAACAAGGTCCTCCACCAGGACCTGGACCAAGAGGACCCCATCCAACAAATGGAGATATGTACAGACCCCACATGCATGATGCTTTTATGCGTCCAGGCATGCCATTTCGTCCTGGCTTTTATCCTGGACCAGTTCCTTACGAGGGCTATTACGCTTCTCACATGGGCTACTGCAACTCCAATGATCGAGATATTCAGTTTATGGGAATGGCAGTGGGTCCTGCTCCATATAACAGATTTTCAGGTCAAAATGCTCCTGATCCTGCAAATTCCCATGGAAGGCCAGCTGGATATGGTCCTCCTAGTGGTCACACAATGGTTCCAGAACAACTCGAATCTGGTCATCCACAAGATACTCGTGGACCATTCAAAGTCCTTCTGAAGCAGCATGATGGTTTAGAGGGAAAAGACAAAGAACAGAAGTGGGATGACATGATGGCAACCAATGCATCTTATCCTGGGAAGGCAGGCCATCAAAGAAAGTCATCATGGGAGAATGGTTGGAGTGCAGATGAGAAGAACAATAAAGAGAGGAATACAAGAAGAATTGGCGAAGAATTTTCTTCCGAGGCCAATGGCAACCAAGGAGGTGTTAAAGTAAAACCTCTTGAACATGTAGGAAATTGGAAGGCAGCTGATGACAGTTCAGTTAAGAAACTGGAACCTGCAGCATCTGGTTTTCCAGAAGTTTCAACCGCCCCAAAGGATCCTAGTCTAATCAGGAAAATAGAAGGTTTAAATGCGAAGGCCAGGGCCTCTGATGGAAGGCAAGAAGTTAAATTTTCTTCCAGTAGGGAGGAGCATAAGAATAGATTACAAGGTGGTAATGCCAGGTCTAATCATTCTGCAAATGAAGCTGGTAATAGTTATGCATCTCTTGAAAGAACTCATGTCTGTGGCATTAGCGACACTGCTTCCCATGAAGACCGCATTTCTGCTGCAGATAAGAGCCATGAGGTAACAGATGCTATCGGAACAGCAAGCTccag GAGATCAACTCATGGTATGCATGGGAGACCTGATCATCATGGTAAAGGGAGATTCAGTACCCAAGAGGCTGAAGGGTGGCGGAGAAGATCTCATGTTGCAGACTTGTCGAGTGTATTGTCGTCTTCTCATTTTGAAAGTTCTAATGTTCATAGGCAAGACCATAGTCCTGCAGAGGCAACTGAAAAGTCTGGGTCATATCATCAAGGGAAGGATGATGGAGAATCTGTGCTACCTCACCCTGATCCCAGTGATAGCCAGGtgcaa cGTGCTAAGATGAAAGAGCTAGCCATTCAACGGGTTAAACAACGCGAGAAGGAAGAGGAGGAACGTGCTAGAGATCAAAAGGCCAAGGCACTTGCAAAATTGGCAGAGTTGAATAAGCGGACTAAGGCAGCGGAGAGTTTAAGCGAGGTTCTGCCAGGGATGCCGAAGGCTACCCACAAGGAATCTGTTGTGATACATGACCAATTGGAGCCATTGCAACAGGATGTTAGTCGTGCTGATGGTGATCACCCTGATAATGCCCCACAGACTTATGACAATAGAGCTTCTAAGCAGAAGCGTGTGAGCTACAGACAAAAGCAGAATGGTCCCTTGGAAAAGACTTGCAATGATAAGTTAATGACTTCTATAATTGAGGCACCAAAAAATGTTACTGATGTAGCAGCCAATGCTCCTGTTTCTATCGAGGGTGCAACTGAAATGACCACAAGCCCTGAATCGACTTTGCCCATCAACCCAACTGCCACGACCGAGTCTTCAGTACATCATGGTAGAAGAAAGAACAGAAATGGAAAGAACAAGTACAAAGTGGAGGAGGCATCATCTATGGCAGTAGTTGTAACGCCAACCCTATCAAAAGAAATAACTGCTTTAGACATTTCAGTTGAAAGTAGCAAGTCCAAGGCTTCTGAATCTGTGTCAGATCCAAGCTCCCAGACTGATTCTAGAGATGGAAATCAGTCTTTGGATCATCGCACATCATCACCAAATGAAGAAGTTCAAGGCAGAGTAAATAATCAGTGGAAATCTCAATATTCTCGCAGGATGCCGAGGAATCCACAAGCTAATAAATCAACTGAGAAATTCCAAAGTGGTGATGCTGTTATCTGGGCTCCTGTGCGGTCACACAATAAAATTGAGGCTACTGATGAAGCCAGTCAGAAGACTCTGGCTGATGCCATTAGTGAACCCATGAAGAGTGATCAGCAAGTGCAGAATAATACAAGAAATAAACGGGCAGAAATGGAAAGATACATTCCAAAGTCTGTAGCCAAAGAAATGGCTCAGCAAGGAAGTAGTCCCCATTCAGCGGCGCCATTAATCAATCAGATTACTCCAGATGAGACTGCTGGAAGACCTGAATCTCGTTCTCTGGGCAATGAAAGTTCTCAAAGCCCTGCCACAGGTATGGGAAAGGTAGTATCCATTTTAGAATCTAAGAATGGGGATGGCAGGCAAAATAAGTCAGGAAAAAGGAATGGATCATGGCGCCAACGGGGTTCGTCTGAATCAACTATgttttttacaagtaaaaatGTTCAAAAATCAATTGAGCATCAAGTCCAGAAACCTGATGTAAGTTCAGTGAAAGAGCAACTGGGTCATTATGATGAATGGAGCGACTCTGATGGTTGGAACATTCCTGAAAAATCTGAGGTGCCCATCACTGTCCCTGCTATAAAAGATCATGGTGCAACAGCCAGAGCTAGGCGGCCATCATACAGGGGACATAAAAGTAGCCATGATCCTGATGAGAGGAGAATTCATACTGGGGACGCTGAAAAGGTTCATGTCCAAACCTTAGGTTCAGAGATGCATCAAGCAGACTCAGCTGcaacttcaaaagaaaatcGTGCTGTTGGGGAACGACCAGCATCTCATTGGCAACCCAAATCCCAGGCAATTTCAGCAACTACTAATCCAGGAAGCAGGGCCAGTGGTGGTCAGAACACAGGCTCTGAAGTTGGTAGGGGTAATAAAAAGGATTCCACTTCTCAAAATGGTATGCCAGTTCTGCCTCAACCTGACAAGGATATTGCTGCAGAGGCCCAGTCCCATCCTGATGGCTCTCTGTCTGCAAGGAGCAATTTGGAAGAAGATCCTAGCACTGGGCATCAAGAGGTTAAGAAGGAAAGGAAGATAGCATCACATAAAGGACATCCGGCTGAACCATCTCCTTTGAATATGGATTTTCAACAACGGGTGTCTTCAGGGTTCCGAAAAAATGGAAACCAAAACAGCCGCTTTGGCAGAGAGCATGATTCTCGTGGTGGCGAGTGGAGTGGTCCTGGGAAAGATAACGAGCACCATAACCGTGAAAGGCAGAGACAGAATTCACATTATGAGTACCAGCCAGTAGGGCCTCAATATAATAACAAAGCTAACAATTATGAATCTTCAAAAGATGGTTCTCATAATTCTGTTGCAAGGTCCAGGGAGAGAGGTCAGAGTCACTCAAGGCGTGGTGGGGGGAATTCTCATGGGCGGCAACCTGGTGGTGCTCGAGGTGATGCCAATTATGATTAG
- the LOC7453779 gene encoding protein MODIFIER OF SNC1 1 isoform X2 has protein sequence MTSSMLTGDRRYAPARRGGGMTSLGKIAVPKPINLPSQRLENHGLDPNVEIVPKGTYSWGTRSSSSTPNAWGSSTLSPNTDGGSGSPSHLSGRPSSGGSGTRPSTAGSDRTHDPIASAWGTNSRPSSASGALTSNQTSFTSLRPCSAETRPGSSQLSRFAEPLSDNSVAWVATGTAEKLGGTSSKNEGFSLTSGDFPTLGSEKENSGKNTESQDHDSYSRPGSSSGGVAPGKESAENSAGDASINTNAKMEPANSWRRENPMCGEDGLRPSMEKWHPDHQLYPNSNIRPQNYDSWHGPPVNNPPGGVWYRGPPGGPPFAPPIAPGGFPMEPFPYYCPQIPPTALANPQQGPPPGPGPRGPHPTNGDMYRPHMHDAFMRPGMPFRPGFYPGPVPYEGYYASHMGYCNSNDRDIQFMGMAVGPAPYNRFSGQNAPDPANSHGRPAGYGPPSGHTMVPEQLESGHPQDTRGPFKVLLKQHDGLEGKDKEQKWDDMMATNASYPGKAGHQRKSSWENGWSADEKNNKERNTRRIGEEFSSEANGNQGGVKVKPLEHVGNWKAADDSSVKKLEPAASGFPEVSTAPKDPSLIRKIEGLNAKARASDGRQEVKFSSSREEHKNRLQGGNARSNHSANEAGNSYASLERTHVCGISDTASHEDRISAADKSHEVTDAIGTASSRRSTHGMHGRPDHHGKGRFSTQEAEGWRRRSHVADLSSVLSSSHFESSNVHRQDHSPAEATEKSGSYHQGKDDGESVLPHPDPSDSQRAKMKELAIQRVKQREKEEEERARDQKAKALAKLAELNKRTKAAESLSEVLPGMPKATHKESVVIHDQLEPLQQDVSRADGDHPDNAPQTYDNRASKQKRVSYRQKQNGPLEKTCNDKLMTSIIEAPKNVTDVAANAPVSIEGATEMTTSPESTLPINPTATTESSVHHGRRKNRNGKNKYKVEEASSMAVVVTPTLSKEITALDISVESSKSKASESVSDPSSQTDSRDGNQSLDHRTSSPNEEVQGRVNNQWKSQYSRRMPRNPQANKSTEKFQSGDAVIWAPVRSHNKIEATDEASQKTLADAISEPMKSDQQVQNNTRNKRAEMERYIPKSVAKEMAQQGSSPHSAAPLINQITPDETAGRPESRSLGNESSQSPATGMGKVVSILESKNGDGRQNKSGKRNGSWRQRGSSESTMFFTSKNVQKSIEHQVQKPDVSSVKEQLGHYDEWSDSDGWNIPEKSEVPITVPAIKDHGATARARRPSYRGHKSSHDPDERRIHTGDAEKVHVQTLGSEMHQADSAATSKENRAVGERPASHWQPKSQAISATTNPGSRASGGQNTGSEVGRGNKKDSTSQNGMPVLPQPDKDIAAEAQSHPDGSLSARSNLEEDPSTGHQEVKKERKIASHKGHPAEPSPLNMDFQQRVSSGFRKNGNQNSRFGREHDSRGGEWSGPGKDNEHHNRERQRQNSHYEYQPVGPQYNNKANNYESSKDGSHNSVARSRERGQSHSRRGGGNSHGRQPGGARGDANYD, from the exons ATGACATCAAGTATGTTGACCGGAGATCGCAG ATATGCTCCTGCAAGAAGAGGTGGTGGCATGACAAGTTTGGGGAAAATCGCTGTTCCCAAACCAATAAACCTACCCAGCCAAAG GTTAGAAAATCATGGTCTGGACCCGAATGTCGAAATTGTGCCCAA GGGTACCTATAGCTGGGGAACCAGATCATCTTCTTCCACTCCTAATGCCTGGGGTTCTTCAACGCTGTCTCCAAATACTGATGGTGGTAGTGGTTCACCAAGCCATCTGAGTGGTCGCCCCTCATCTGGTGGAAGTGGCACTCGACCATCAACTGCAGGCAGTGATAGAACCCACGATCCCATTGCTAGTGCATGGGGTACAAATTCTAGGCCATCTTCAGCATCAGGAGCTTTGACATCGAATCAAACATCATTTACATCATTGCGTCCTTGCAGTGCAGAAACAAGACCTGGTAGCTCGCAGTTATCCCGTTTCGCTGAGCCCTTATCTGATAATTCAGTTGCTTGGGTTGCAACTGGAACGGCAGAAAAGTTG GGAGGGACATCCTCTAAGAATGAGGGGTTTTCTTTGACTTCAGGAGATTTTCCAACACTTGGTTCAGAGAAAGAAAACTCTGGAAAAAACACGGAGTCCCAAG ACCATGATTCTTACAGTCGTCCTGGTTCATCATCGGGTGGAGTAGCTCCAGGGAAAGAGAGTGCTGAAAATTCTGCAG GTGATGCTTCTATAAACACAAATGCAAAGATGGAACCTGCAAATTCTTGGAGAAGAGAGAATCCCATGTGTGGTGAAGATGGGTTGAGGCCTAGCATGGAGAAGTGGCACCCTGATCACCAATTGTATCCTAATTCTAATATTCGCCCACAGAATTATGATTCTTGGCATGGCCCCCCTGTAAATAATCCTCCAGGTGGTGTTTGGTACAGAGGACCTCCAGGTGGTCCACCTTTTGCACCGCCAATAGCACCTGGTGGCTTTCCCATGGAGCCATTTCCTTATTACTGTCCGCAGATTCCACCTACTGCTCTTGCCAACCCACAACAAGGTCCTCCACCAGGACCTGGACCAAGAGGACCCCATCCAACAAATGGAGATATGTACAGACCCCACATGCATGATGCTTTTATGCGTCCAGGCATGCCATTTCGTCCTGGCTTTTATCCTGGACCAGTTCCTTACGAGGGCTATTACGCTTCTCACATGGGCTACTGCAACTCCAATGATCGAGATATTCAGTTTATGGGAATGGCAGTGGGTCCTGCTCCATATAACAGATTTTCAGGTCAAAATGCTCCTGATCCTGCAAATTCCCATGGAAGGCCAGCTGGATATGGTCCTCCTAGTGGTCACACAATGGTTCCAGAACAACTCGAATCTGGTCATCCACAAGATACTCGTGGACCATTCAAAGTCCTTCTGAAGCAGCATGATGGTTTAGAGGGAAAAGACAAAGAACAGAAGTGGGATGACATGATGGCAACCAATGCATCTTATCCTGGGAAGGCAGGCCATCAAAGAAAGTCATCATGGGAGAATGGTTGGAGTGCAGATGAGAAGAACAATAAAGAGAGGAATACAAGAAGAATTGGCGAAGAATTTTCTTCCGAGGCCAATGGCAACCAAGGAGGTGTTAAAGTAAAACCTCTTGAACATGTAGGAAATTGGAAGGCAGCTGATGACAGTTCAGTTAAGAAACTGGAACCTGCAGCATCTGGTTTTCCAGAAGTTTCAACCGCCCCAAAGGATCCTAGTCTAATCAGGAAAATAGAAGGTTTAAATGCGAAGGCCAGGGCCTCTGATGGAAGGCAAGAAGTTAAATTTTCTTCCAGTAGGGAGGAGCATAAGAATAGATTACAAGGTGGTAATGCCAGGTCTAATCATTCTGCAAATGAAGCTGGTAATAGTTATGCATCTCTTGAAAGAACTCATGTCTGTGGCATTAGCGACACTGCTTCCCATGAAGACCGCATTTCTGCTGCAGATAAGAGCCATGAGGTAACAGATGCTATCGGAACAGCAAGCTccag GAGATCAACTCATGGTATGCATGGGAGACCTGATCATCATGGTAAAGGGAGATTCAGTACCCAAGAGGCTGAAGGGTGGCGGAGAAGATCTCATGTTGCAGACTTGTCGAGTGTATTGTCGTCTTCTCATTTTGAAAGTTCTAATGTTCATAGGCAAGACCATAGTCCTGCAGAGGCAACTGAAAAGTCTGGGTCATATCATCAAGGGAAGGATGATGGAGAATCTGTGCTACCTCACCCTGATCCCAGTGATAGCCAG cGTGCTAAGATGAAAGAGCTAGCCATTCAACGGGTTAAACAACGCGAGAAGGAAGAGGAGGAACGTGCTAGAGATCAAAAGGCCAAGGCACTTGCAAAATTGGCAGAGTTGAATAAGCGGACTAAGGCAGCGGAGAGTTTAAGCGAGGTTCTGCCAGGGATGCCGAAGGCTACCCACAAGGAATCTGTTGTGATACATGACCAATTGGAGCCATTGCAACAGGATGTTAGTCGTGCTGATGGTGATCACCCTGATAATGCCCCACAGACTTATGACAATAGAGCTTCTAAGCAGAAGCGTGTGAGCTACAGACAAAAGCAGAATGGTCCCTTGGAAAAGACTTGCAATGATAAGTTAATGACTTCTATAATTGAGGCACCAAAAAATGTTACTGATGTAGCAGCCAATGCTCCTGTTTCTATCGAGGGTGCAACTGAAATGACCACAAGCCCTGAATCGACTTTGCCCATCAACCCAACTGCCACGACCGAGTCTTCAGTACATCATGGTAGAAGAAAGAACAGAAATGGAAAGAACAAGTACAAAGTGGAGGAGGCATCATCTATGGCAGTAGTTGTAACGCCAACCCTATCAAAAGAAATAACTGCTTTAGACATTTCAGTTGAAAGTAGCAAGTCCAAGGCTTCTGAATCTGTGTCAGATCCAAGCTCCCAGACTGATTCTAGAGATGGAAATCAGTCTTTGGATCATCGCACATCATCACCAAATGAAGAAGTTCAAGGCAGAGTAAATAATCAGTGGAAATCTCAATATTCTCGCAGGATGCCGAGGAATCCACAAGCTAATAAATCAACTGAGAAATTCCAAAGTGGTGATGCTGTTATCTGGGCTCCTGTGCGGTCACACAATAAAATTGAGGCTACTGATGAAGCCAGTCAGAAGACTCTGGCTGATGCCATTAGTGAACCCATGAAGAGTGATCAGCAAGTGCAGAATAATACAAGAAATAAACGGGCAGAAATGGAAAGATACATTCCAAAGTCTGTAGCCAAAGAAATGGCTCAGCAAGGAAGTAGTCCCCATTCAGCGGCGCCATTAATCAATCAGATTACTCCAGATGAGACTGCTGGAAGACCTGAATCTCGTTCTCTGGGCAATGAAAGTTCTCAAAGCCCTGCCACAGGTATGGGAAAGGTAGTATCCATTTTAGAATCTAAGAATGGGGATGGCAGGCAAAATAAGTCAGGAAAAAGGAATGGATCATGGCGCCAACGGGGTTCGTCTGAATCAACTATgttttttacaagtaaaaatGTTCAAAAATCAATTGAGCATCAAGTCCAGAAACCTGATGTAAGTTCAGTGAAAGAGCAACTGGGTCATTATGATGAATGGAGCGACTCTGATGGTTGGAACATTCCTGAAAAATCTGAGGTGCCCATCACTGTCCCTGCTATAAAAGATCATGGTGCAACAGCCAGAGCTAGGCGGCCATCATACAGGGGACATAAAAGTAGCCATGATCCTGATGAGAGGAGAATTCATACTGGGGACGCTGAAAAGGTTCATGTCCAAACCTTAGGTTCAGAGATGCATCAAGCAGACTCAGCTGcaacttcaaaagaaaatcGTGCTGTTGGGGAACGACCAGCATCTCATTGGCAACCCAAATCCCAGGCAATTTCAGCAACTACTAATCCAGGAAGCAGGGCCAGTGGTGGTCAGAACACAGGCTCTGAAGTTGGTAGGGGTAATAAAAAGGATTCCACTTCTCAAAATGGTATGCCAGTTCTGCCTCAACCTGACAAGGATATTGCTGCAGAGGCCCAGTCCCATCCTGATGGCTCTCTGTCTGCAAGGAGCAATTTGGAAGAAGATCCTAGCACTGGGCATCAAGAGGTTAAGAAGGAAAGGAAGATAGCATCACATAAAGGACATCCGGCTGAACCATCTCCTTTGAATATGGATTTTCAACAACGGGTGTCTTCAGGGTTCCGAAAAAATGGAAACCAAAACAGCCGCTTTGGCAGAGAGCATGATTCTCGTGGTGGCGAGTGGAGTGGTCCTGGGAAAGATAACGAGCACCATAACCGTGAAAGGCAGAGACAGAATTCACATTATGAGTACCAGCCAGTAGGGCCTCAATATAATAACAAAGCTAACAATTATGAATCTTCAAAAGATGGTTCTCATAATTCTGTTGCAAGGTCCAGGGAGAGAGGTCAGAGTCACTCAAGGCGTGGTGGGGGGAATTCTCATGGGCGGCAACCTGGTGGTGCTCGAGGTGATGCCAATTATGATTAG
- the LOC7453780 gene encoding probable apyrase 7 has protein sequence MGFSHYKWILKICGVCLVILLLLLGVYFASNKAGKAVVKSGFYHYTVVVDCGSTGTRVNVYKWWKPASLSNWDLPILVHSYPDNSTQSLSRGSSCKYHCVQTEPGLDKFVGNSTGVRLSLEPLILWAEQWVPRERHGDTPIFVLATAGLRRLLIEDARQVLDDVEDVVNEHSFVSKKSWIRVLSGKEEAYYGWVALNYKMGSLGNSSIGPTLGLLDLGGSSLQVVMEVHDGGRNDANLIRSKIGLVEHYILAFSLSSFGLNEAFDRTVAMLGQVQPGGGGNNERYEVRHPCLGFGFQRNYTCYVCDGINVPYQKNLSIQTHKSEFTNTQLVGDPDWEICKGIARAAALNLSSLDWSQPTDLNNCKTGLSSYGSDTLNFIAGTHPSRRFHALSGFFAVYNMLDLAPIANLTKIWEKGQQMCSKSWPDSSNTSGNQNNLGKYCFRVPYMASLIEDALCLGDKEIVFGPGDLSWTLGASLVEAEKPWPSSTETTILSLKSKEVLYSSVLLFLLLLFISFIVYYKQIKLPMTGKKIPAVRLSLPSYVHPKLRPN, from the exons ATGGGTTTTTCTCATTATAAATGGATTTTGAAAATATGTGGAGTTTGTCTAGTGATTTTGTTGCTGCTGCTTGGTGTTTATTTTGCATCTAATAAAGCTGGGAAAGCTGTAGTGAAGAGTGGTTTTTATCATTATACGGTTGTTGTGGATTGTGGAAGCACTGGGACGCGAGTTAATGTGTATAAATGGTGGAAACCAGCAAGTTTAAGTAATTGGGATTTGCCAATTTTAGTGCATTCTTATCCTGACAATTCAACTCAGAGTCTGTCTAGGGGAAGTTCTTGCAAGTATCATTGTGTGCAAACAGAGCCAGGTTTAGATAAGTTTGTTGGTAACTCCACGGGAGTGAGGCTGTCGTTAGAACCATTGATCCTATGGGCAGAACAGTGGGTGCCTCGTGAAAGACATGGAGACACTCCCATTTTTGTCTTGGCTACTGCTGGACTGAGGAGGTTGCTAATTGAGGATGCTAGGCAGGTTTTGGATGACGTGGAGGATGTTGTTAACGAACACTCATTTGTTTCTAAGAAAAGTTGGATAAGGGTCTTGAGTGGGAAGGAAGAAGCGTATTATGGTTGGGTGGCTTTGAACTATAAAATGGGGAGTCTAGGGAATTCCTCAATAGGGCCTACGTTAGGACTTCTTGATTTGGGAGGTTCATCGTTGCAAGTTGTAATGGAAGTGCATGATGGTGGAAGAAATGATGCTAATTTGATAAGATCAAAGATTGGATTGGTTGAACATTATATTTTAGCATTCTCATTATCATCATTTGGTTTGAACGAGGCATTTGATAGGACAGTTGCCATGCTTGGTCAGGTCCAGCCAGGTGGAGGAGGCAATAATGAAAGATATGAAGTTAGGCATCCTtgtcttggttttggttttcaGCGAAATTATACTTGCTATGTCTGTGATGGGATAAATGTCCCTTATCAAAAGAATTTGAGCATTCAAACGCATAAAAGTGAATTTACTAATACTCAACTGGTTGGAGACCCAGATTGGGAGATATGCAAAGGGATTGCAAGGGCTGCTGCTCTCAACTTAAGCAGTTTGGATTGGTCACAGCCAACTGATCTCAATAATTGCAAAACTGGCCTGTCTTCATATG GTAGTGACACTCTAAATTTTATAGCTGGAACCCACCCCTCAAGACGATTTCATGCTTTATCTGGATTTTTTGCTGTTTACAACATGTTAGATCTGGCTCCAATAGCTAATTTGACTAAGATTTGGGAGAAGGGTCAGCAGATGTGTTCAAAATCATGGCCTGACTCGAGCAACACTTCTGGAAACCAAAACAACCTTGGCAAATATTGTTTCCGGGTGCCTTATATGGCATCGCTCATTGAGGATGCTTTGTGTCTTGGTGATAAAGAAATAGTGTTTGGTCCTGGAGATCTATCTTGGACTTTAGGAGCTTCACTAGTTGAAGCGGAGAAACCATGGCCAAGCTCTACCGAAACAACCATTTTATCCCTGAAAAGTAAGGAGGTTCTATATTCCTCCGTCCTCTTGTTCCTTCTACTTctgtttatttcatttattgtttactataaacaaataaagttgCCTATGACGGGCAAGAAGATTCCTGCTGTCAGACTATCTTTGCCATCTTATGTTCATCCTAAACTCCGTCCGAACTAA